Proteins from a genomic interval of Corvus moneduloides isolate bCorMon1 chromosome 6, bCorMon1.pri, whole genome shotgun sequence:
- the BDNF gene encoding brain-derived neurotrophic factor isoform X1 → MFHQVRRVMTILFFTMVISYFTCMKAAPMKEASLRGQGSLAYPGLRTHGTLESLNGPSAGSRGLTSLADTFEHVIEELLDEDQDIQPSEGNKDADLYTSRVMLSSQVPLEPPLLFLLEEYKNYLDAANMSMRVRRHSDPARRGELSVCDSTSEWVTAAEKKTAVDMSGATVTVLEKVPVPKGQLKQYFYETKCNPKGYTKEGCRGIDKRHWNSQCRTTQSYVRALTMDNKKRVGWRFIRIDTSCVCTLTIKRGR, encoded by the exons ATG TTCCACCAAGTGAGAAGAGTGATGACCATCCTTTTCTTTACTATGGTTATCTCATACTTCACTTGCATGAAAGCTGCCCCAATGAAAGAAGCTAGTCTAAGAGGACAAGGCAGCTTGGCTTACCCAGGTCTTCGGACCCACGGGACTCTTGAGAGCCTAAATGGGCCCAGTGCTGGTTCAAGAGGACTGACATCGTTGGCAGATACTTTTGAACATGTCATAGAGGAGCTTCTAGATGAGGACCAGGACATCCAGCCCAGTGAGGGAAACAAGGATGCAGACTTGTATACATCCCGAGTCATGCTAAGCAGTCAAGTGCCTTTGGAACCCCCACTGCTCTTTCTGCTCGAGGAGTACAAAAACTACTTGGATGCTGCAAACATGTCCATGAGAGTCCGGCGCCACTCTGATCCAGCTCGCCGTGGGGAACTGAGTGTATGTGACAGCACGAGTGAGtgggtgacagcagcagagaaaaagactGCAGTGGACATGTCTGGGGCAACTGTCACAGTCCTGGAAAAAGTTCCAGTACCCAAAGGCCAGCTGAAGCAATACTTCTATGAGACCAAATGCAACCCTAAGGGGTACACAAaggagggctgcaggggcaTAGACAAGAGGCACTGGAACTCCCAGTGCCGAACTACCCAGTCTTACGTGAGAGCTCTCACCATGGATAATAAAAAGAGAGTTGGCTGGCGCTTTATAAGGATAGACACTTCTTGTGTATGTACGTTAACCATTAAAAGGGGAAGATAG
- the BDNF gene encoding brain-derived neurotrophic factor isoform X3: MFHQVRRVMTILFFTMVISYFTCMKAAPMKEASLRGQGSLAYPGLRTHGTLESLNGPSAGSRGLTSLADTFEHVIEELLDEDQDIQPSEGNKDADLYTSRVMLSSQVPLEPPLLFLLEEYKNYLDAANMSMRVRRHSDPARRGELSVCDSTSEWVTAAEKKTAVDMSGATVTVLEKVPVPKGQLKQYFYETKCNPKGYTKEGCRGIDKRHWNSQCRTTQSYVRALTMDNKKRVGWRFIRIDTSCVCTLTIKRGR, from the coding sequence TTCCACCAAGTGAGAAGAGTGATGACCATCCTTTTCTTTACTATGGTTATCTCATACTTCACTTGCATGAAAGCTGCCCCAATGAAAGAAGCTAGTCTAAGAGGACAAGGCAGCTTGGCTTACCCAGGTCTTCGGACCCACGGGACTCTTGAGAGCCTAAATGGGCCCAGTGCTGGTTCAAGAGGACTGACATCGTTGGCAGATACTTTTGAACATGTCATAGAGGAGCTTCTAGATGAGGACCAGGACATCCAGCCCAGTGAGGGAAACAAGGATGCAGACTTGTATACATCCCGAGTCATGCTAAGCAGTCAAGTGCCTTTGGAACCCCCACTGCTCTTTCTGCTCGAGGAGTACAAAAACTACTTGGATGCTGCAAACATGTCCATGAGAGTCCGGCGCCACTCTGATCCAGCTCGCCGTGGGGAACTGAGTGTATGTGACAGCACGAGTGAGtgggtgacagcagcagagaaaaagactGCAGTGGACATGTCTGGGGCAACTGTCACAGTCCTGGAAAAAGTTCCAGTACCCAAAGGCCAGCTGAAGCAATACTTCTATGAGACCAAATGCAACCCTAAGGGGTACACAAaggagggctgcaggggcaTAGACAAGAGGCACTGGAACTCCCAGTGCCGAACTACCCAGTCTTACGTGAGAGCTCTCACCATGGATAATAAAAAGAGAGTTGGCTGGCGCTTTATAAGGATAGACACTTCTTGTGTATGTACGTTAACCATTAAAAGGGGAAGATAG
- the BDNF gene encoding brain-derived neurotrophic factor isoform X2 yields the protein MTILFFTMVISYFTCMKAAPMKEASLRGQGSLAYPGLRTHGTLESLNGPSAGSRGLTSLADTFEHVIEELLDEDQDIQPSEGNKDADLYTSRVMLSSQVPLEPPLLFLLEEYKNYLDAANMSMRVRRHSDPARRGELSVCDSTSEWVTAAEKKTAVDMSGATVTVLEKVPVPKGQLKQYFYETKCNPKGYTKEGCRGIDKRHWNSQCRTTQSYVRALTMDNKKRVGWRFIRIDTSCVCTLTIKRGR from the coding sequence ATGACCATCCTTTTCTTTACTATGGTTATCTCATACTTCACTTGCATGAAAGCTGCCCCAATGAAAGAAGCTAGTCTAAGAGGACAAGGCAGCTTGGCTTACCCAGGTCTTCGGACCCACGGGACTCTTGAGAGCCTAAATGGGCCCAGTGCTGGTTCAAGAGGACTGACATCGTTGGCAGATACTTTTGAACATGTCATAGAGGAGCTTCTAGATGAGGACCAGGACATCCAGCCCAGTGAGGGAAACAAGGATGCAGACTTGTATACATCCCGAGTCATGCTAAGCAGTCAAGTGCCTTTGGAACCCCCACTGCTCTTTCTGCTCGAGGAGTACAAAAACTACTTGGATGCTGCAAACATGTCCATGAGAGTCCGGCGCCACTCTGATCCAGCTCGCCGTGGGGAACTGAGTGTATGTGACAGCACGAGTGAGtgggtgacagcagcagagaaaaagactGCAGTGGACATGTCTGGGGCAACTGTCACAGTCCTGGAAAAAGTTCCAGTACCCAAAGGCCAGCTGAAGCAATACTTCTATGAGACCAAATGCAACCCTAAGGGGTACACAAaggagggctgcaggggcaTAGACAAGAGGCACTGGAACTCCCAGTGCCGAACTACCCAGTCTTACGTGAGAGCTCTCACCATGGATAATAAAAAGAGAGTTGGCTGGCGCTTTATAAGGATAGACACTTCTTGTGTATGTACGTTAACCATTAAAAGGGGAAGATAG